The genomic window AATGACCAAGAGAAGTACGAATGTGCTGCAGTTCTGAGAAGACTCACCAGCTCTGATCTCAGCCAACTTATGGCTCCTTCGATCTTTGCTCTGCGGAGTTCTTCATTGGCTTGTAGATTCCTCCCAATGTTGCTGAGCATGTGAGTGCCTGGTGCAGTGGAGGCTAGTGGTTCCCCAGTCACTCTGAATGCATGGATCAGCTTGTTCTTGATATTCTCCAGCATCATGGTGGACATGATGTCTTCACATTGAGACTCGGAGTTCATGATGTCGTTTCAGCGAAGCCAGCTGTGGTGGGGGTCCTAAAGACAAGTCCAGGCGGtcagtatggatgtgtgtgtgcttgcgtgtgcatgtgtgtgtgtgtgtgagagagagagagagagagagagagagagagagagtgtgtttactgtaggcgtgtgagtgtgcatacgTGTGACTGATTGCATGTGTGAGGATGAGTAGGCTACAGTATGTGTTCAAATGTACttgtatgtatgcctgtgtgtgtgtgtgtgtatgaaacagaaaaggcaaGGGCACAGTCCTTGCCACACTCACCTCCCCCCTCGTGGGACCCTTCAAGACCAGTATGCTTTCCCGCTTCactgttctcctctctccccttctttgAAAACTCCCTCCTTTTCTTACTAAGTCGTCTTACTCAAATGGTGCTGATTGGAATAAGAATGTTTCACTTTGCCATCTCTTCCCTCAGTCaattctctctctatttcttgTGGTCTTGCTTGTGAGGCATTTTCCACCTTTCCTCAGT from Anguilla anguilla isolate fAngAng1 chromosome 8, fAngAng1.pri, whole genome shotgun sequence includes these protein-coding regions:
- the si:ch211-153f2.3 gene encoding protein FAM167A produces the protein MNSESQCEDIMSTMMLENIKNKLIHAFRVTGEPLASTAPGTHMLSNIGRNLQANEELRRAKIEGAISWLRSELLEMRSQDRQLAQTLLGLNSEIEKLRTETIAVTRDQDGSEQV